The Pseudopipra pipra isolate bDixPip1 chromosome 6, bDixPip1.hap1, whole genome shotgun sequence genome includes a region encoding these proteins:
- the MGA gene encoding MAX gene-associated protein isoform X10 — protein sequence MEKQQIVLASRDGGTVSGAAPAFFVILKQQQGNGKADQGILVANHDACALASSVSTPVKPRVKTCLPADCVSGGITVTLDNNSMWNEFYHRNTEMILTKQGRRMFPYCRYWITGLNSSQKYILVMDISPVDNHRYKWNGRWWEPSGKAEPHVLGRVFIHPESPSTGQFWMHQPVSFYKLKLTNNTLDQEGHIILHSMHRYLPRLHLVPANKATEVIQLNGPDVHTFTFPQTEFFAVTAYQNIQITQLKIDYNPFAKGFRDDGLNSRPQRDVKQNSNSELEGGDVFSAAGICGRPAEVDALEVHQRSLDSSLIGQNPSDIKLNKESFNAEGDFLGLLDTDLSSGVMPKLKQEVSESPIASSYESTSRVASPLDPNGHFNVVIKEEPADDYDYDSNICIQGITVKQEDTDEETDEYSNTDDDDPIVQKHLMRRRETDGTDGEFRSRKRMLTSPSGVAKAKMLKLDSGKMPVVYLEPCAVTKSTVKISELPQTMLSSCKKDKSPLSAILDSLPVCFENHKDSYSGTVTEELVMKKESPGSKMSQKYSSIGEAQWTLSKSPNLNLRGSVNCDFSDKEICSRRRPGILKNPMSLKGSGNNQSTLSSVTTKRGRPRKLKISKAGRPPKGIGKTVITSKNTSLGPGSILPDVKPDLEDVDGVLFVSFASKEALDINTVDRAGGEESQNLQAPLLTTSDPDCQARIHVLEKELMEELKTLRHKQVIHPSLQEVGLKLNSVDPTMSIDLKYLGVQLPLSYSNYSLWSYPGTNPNSPDTGFPFVSRTGKTNDFTKIKGWRGKLHGASRNEGGSSEGSLKNRSAFCSDKLDEYLENEGKLMETSMGFSSNTPTSPVVYQLPTKSTSYVRTLDSVLKKQSTVIPSTSFTFKPVPPSSTSRKTKTQTRQTSMNSRVKSSYKPILPSPFPAKQKQNSSVSGEKASKSASSLSNQGDGFVLPAVDENTFPKQISLRQTPHQQAARPPGLSKSQVKLMDLEDCALWDGKPRTYITEERADISLATLLTAQASLKSKPIHKIIRRRAPPCNNDFCRLGCVCASLALEKRQPTHCRRPDCMFGCTCLKRRVLLVKGGSKHKKMMKKAVRGNLVLYGTQGQQQEDEDVEEEGDGEEELKQKDKKKRKRVEYTICDSEPEQPVRNCPLWVKVEGEIDPEPIYVPTPSVVEPVKSTVLPNPEVLLSSKNRSSSGIKPGRVYTPKPNPVIREEDKDPVYVYFESLMTCARVRVYEYKREEKKQQKDKSDSQSCSIKQEHEPEFQSPEKATCEVDKDTNKPRG from the exons ATGGAGAAACAGCAAATTGTCTTGGCTAGCCGGGACGGCGGGACCGTGTCTGGTGCAGCACCTGCTTTTTTTGTCATCTTGAAACAACAGCAGGGAAATGGAAAAGCTGACCAAGGAATCCTGGTAGCAAACCACGATGCTTGTGCTCTCGCCAGCAGTGTATCAACTCCAGTAAAACCCAGAGTCaagacctgcctcccagctgacTGTGTCTCAGGGGGCATTACTGTCACTCTGGATAACAACAGCATGTGGAATGAATTCTACCATCGCAACACAGAGATGATTCTGACGAAGCAGGGGAGGCGCATGTTCCCGTATTGCCGATACTGGATTACAGGTCTGAATTCCAGTCAGAAGTACATCCTAGTCATGGACATATCCCCTGTGGATAATCACCGATACAAATGGAATGGCCGTTGGTGGGAGCCCAGTGGGAAGGCAGAACCACATGTTCTTGGGCGAGTGTTTATTCATCCGGAATCACCTTCCACTGGCCAGTTCTGGATGCACCAGCCGGTGTCCTTCTACAAACTTAAACTTACCAACAATACCCTGGACCAGGAGGGTCACATAATCTTGCATTCTATGCACCGTTATCTGCCACGACTTCACTTGGTGCCTGCAAACAAAGCCACAGAAGTCATTCAGCTTAATGGCCCTGATGTCCATACGTTTACCTTTCCACAGACAGAATTCTTCGCAGTTACAGCCTACCAGAACATCCAGATTACCCAGCTGAAAATTGATTACAATCCATTTGCTAAAGGATTCAGAGATGATGGGTTGAATAGTCGACCTCAGCGTGATGTGAAACAGAACAGTAACTCGGAATTGGAGGGAGGTGATGTTTTTAGTGCTGCTGGCATTTGTGGTCGCCCTGCTGAAGTTGATGCATTAGAAGTGCATCAGAGAAGTTTAGATTCTTCACTGATTGGTCAAAACCCATCAGACATCAAGCTTAACAAAGAGTCTTTTAATGCAGAAGGAGACTTTCTGGGTCTCCTGGACACTGACCTGTCTTCAGGTGTTATGCCAAAGCTAAAACAAGAAGTCTCTGAAAG TCCCATTGCTAGCAGTTACGAAAGCACTTCTCGTGTGGCATCTCCGTTGGACCCGAATGGACACTTTAATGTAGTCATTAAAGAGGAACCAGCAGATGACTATGACTATGACTCAAATATTTGCATACAAGGTATAACTGTGAAACAGGAAGACACAGATGAAGAAACTGATGAGTATTCCAACACTGATGATGATGATCCCATTGTACAGAAGCACCTAATGAGACGCCGTGAAACAGATGGAACTGATGGAGAATTCAGGTCTAGGAAGCGTATGCTGACCAGTCCTTCAGGTGTTGCCAAAGCAAAAATGTTAAAACTGGATAGTGGTAAGATGCCTGTGGTCTATTTAGAACCTTGTGCAGTCACAAAGAGCACAGTGAAGATATCTGAGCTGCCACAGACCATGCTTTCCTCTTGCAAGAAGGACAAATCCCCTTTGAGTGCAATCCTGGATTCTTTGCCTGTGTGTTTTGAAAATCACAAAGATTCTTACTCAGGCACTGTCACCGAGGAGTTAGTTATGAAAAAAGAATCTCCTGGGAGTAAAATGTCACAGAAATACTCTTCAATTGGAGAGGCCCAGTGGACTCTATCCAAATCACCTAATCTTAATCTCAGGGGCTCAGTAAATTGTGACTTTTCAGACAAAGAAATCTGTAGCAGAAGAAGGCCTGGTATACTGAAGAATCCTATGTCCCTCAAAGGCTCTGGTAACAATCAAAGCACCCTATCATCAGTTACAACTAAAAGAGGAAGGCCACGCAAACTGAAAATTTCCAAGGCTGGTCGACCACCTAAAGGTATAGGGAAAACTGTAATAACAAGCAAAAACACCTCTCTGGGGCCTGGGAGTATCCTTCCAGATGTTAAACCGGACCTCGAAGATGTTGATGGTGTCCTTTTTGTGTCCTTTGCATCAAAG GAAGCTCTTGACATTAACACTGTCGATAGAGCTGGAGGAGAAGAGTCACAGAATCTTCAGGCTCCTCTGTTGACTACAAGTGATCCAG ACTGTCAAGCAAGAATACATGTGCTGGAAAAGGAATTGATGGAAGAGCTGAAGACCTTGAGGCATAAGCAAGTAATACATCCTAGCCTTCAGGAAG TGGGATTGAAGTTGAATTCTGTGGACCCAACAATGAGCATCGACTTGAAATATTTGGGTGTGCAGCTTCCTCTTTCCTACTCAAATTACTCTTTGTGGAGCTATCCAGGAACCAATCCCAATTCTCCAG atACTggctttccttttgtttccaggacaggaaaaacaaatgatTTCACAAAAATCAAAGGCTGGCGAGGGAAGCTTCATGGCGCTTCTAGAaatgaag gtGGCAGTTCGGAAGGTTCATTGAAGAATCGCTCAGCGTTCTGTAGTGACAAGCTGGATGAGTACCTGGAAAATGAAGGGAAATTGATGGAAACAAGTATGGGGTTCTCTTCTAACACACCCACTTCTCCTGTGGTGTATCAGCTTCCCACTAAGAGCACTAGCTATGTGCGAACACTCGACAGTGTTTTAAAGAAGCAGTCCACTGTAATTCCATCAACATCTTTCACGTTCAAGCCTGTTCCTCCATCATCTACCTCTAGGAAGACAAAGACTCAAACCAGACAGACATCTATGAACAGTAGAGTAAAGTCATCTTACAAGCCTATTCTGCCTTCACCTtttcctgcaaagcagaaacagaacTCATCCGTGTCAGGGGAAAAGGCTTCTAAGTCTGCTAGCAGTTTGAGTAACCAGGGAGATGGTTTTGTGCTGCCAGCTGTGGatgaaaatacatttccaaAACAGATTAGTTTGCGTCAAACGCCACATCAACAAGCAGCTCGTCCACCAGGTTTGTCTAAATCTCAAGTGAAGTTAATGGACTTGGAAGACTGTGCTCTCTGGGATGGGAAACCACGTACCTATATTACGGAAGAGCGAGCAGACATCTCTCTGGCAACCCTGCTTACAGCTCAG GCATCTCTTAAAAGCAAACCTATCCACAAAATAATAAGACGACGAGCACCTCCTTGCAATAATGATTTCTGTCGACTGGGTTGTGTATGTGCCAGTCTAGCGCTGGAGAAACGTCAGCCTACCCACTGCCGCAGGCCAGACTGTATGTTTGGTTGTACTTGCTTGAAGAGAAGAGTATTGCTGGTGAAGGGAGGATCAAAACATaagaaaatgatgaaaaagGCTGTTCGTGGAAATCTTGTGCTGTACGGAACACAAGGACAACAGCAAGAGGATGAAGATGTGGAAGAAGAGGGTGATGGGGAAGAAGAGCTGAAGCAGAAAGataagaagaagagaaaaagagtgGAATACA ctATCTGTGACTCAGAGCCAGAACAACCTGTTAGGAATTGTCCATTGTGGGTGAAGGTAGAAGGTGAAATAGATCCAGAGCCCATTTACGTCCCAACACCATCTGTTGTTGAACCGGTTAAATCTACGGTACTGCCCAACCCAGAGGTCTTGCTTTCTAGTAAGAACAGATCTTCCAGTGGAATAAAACCAGGCAGAGTGTATACACCTAAACCCAATCCAGTG attcGAGAGGAGGACAAGGATCCTGTCTACGTGTACTTTGAAAGTTTGATGACTTGTGCAAGGGTGCGAGTATATGAATacaaaagagaggagaaaaagcagcaaaaagacAAAAGTGATTCACAGAGTTGTAGTATAAAG CAGGAGCATGAACCAGAGTTTCAGTCTCCTGAGAAGGCAACCTGTGAGGTAGACAAAGACACTAATAAACCAAGAG GTTAA
- the MGA gene encoding MAX gene-associated protein isoform X7 gives MEKQQIVLASRDGGTVSGAAPAFFVILKQQQGNGKADQGILVANHDACALASSVSTPVKPRVKTCLPADCVSGGITVTLDNNSMWNEFYHRNTEMILTKQGRRMFPYCRYWITGLNSSQKYILVMDISPVDNHRYKWNGRWWEPSGKAEPHVLGRVFIHPESPSTGQFWMHQPVSFYKLKLTNNTLDQEGHIILHSMHRYLPRLHLVPANKATEVIQLNGPDVHTFTFPQTEFFAVTAYQNIQITQLKIDYNPFAKGFRDDGLNSRPQRDVKQNSNSELEGGDVFSAAGICGRPAEVDALEVHQRSLDSSLIGQNPSDIKLNKESFNAEGDFLGLLDTDLSSGVMPKLKQEVSESPIASSYESTSRVASPLDPNGHFNVVIKEEPADDYDYDSNICIQGITVKQEDTDEETDEYSNTDDDDPIVQKHLMRRRETDGTDGEFRSRKRMLTSPSGVAKAKMLKLDSGKMPVVYLEPCAVTKSTVKISELPQTMLSSCKKDKSPLSAILDSLPVCFENHKDSYSGTVTEELVMKKESPGSKMSQKYSSIGEAQWTLSKSPNLNLRGSVNCDFSDKEICSRRRPGILKNPMSLKGSGNNQSTLSSVTTKRGRPRKLKISKAGRPPKGIGKTVITSKNTSLGPGSILPDVKPDLEDVDGVLFVSFASKEALDINTVDRAGGEESQNLQAPLLTTSDPDCQARIHVLEKELMEELKTLRHKQVIHPSLQEVGLKLNSVDPTMSIDLKYLGVQLPLSYSNYSLWSYPGTNPNSPDTGFPFVSRTGKTNDFTKIKGWRGKLHGASRNEGGSSEGSLKNRSAFCSDKLDEYLENEGKLMETSMGFSSNTPTSPVVYQLPTKSTSYVRTLDSVLKKQSTVIPSTSFTFKPVPPSSTSRKTKTQTRQTSMNSRVKSSYKPILPSPFPAKQKQNSSVSGEKASKSASSLSNQGDGFVLPAVDENTFPKQISLRQTPHQQAARPPGLSKSQVKLMDLEDCALWDGKPRTYITEERADISLATLLTAQASLKSKPIHKIIRRRAPPCNNDFCRLGCVCASLALEKRQPTHCRRPDCMFGCTCLKRRVLLVKGGSKHKKMMKKAVRGNLVLYGTQGQQQEDEDVEEEGDGEEELKQKDKKKRKRVEYTICDSEPEQPVRNCPLWVKVEGEIDPEPIYVPTPSVVEPVKSTVLPNPEVLLSSKNRSSSGIKPGRVYTPKPNPVIREEDKDPVYVYFESLMTCARVRVYEYKREEKKQQKDKSDSQSCSIKQEHEPEFQSPEKATCEVDKDTNKPREKSWCSSRSEGDSFSTSYVHHTTQGEPTKLIEIISDCNLEEDHNKILTILSQHINSNVPQCLKVGSFFIELASEHKAQDENHPPVCSSRVKISVPSYQDKDEKPEIPVLETPDSAVSSCSNSENVKVMRADPMDKLREKLHWGKGLPFYAGVSPAGKLVVYKCKANMSPSGLIQVNDKRYPQAKLLLGQMGALHPANRLAAYITGRLQPTVLHIAALSTVISKVASSAKTPASGTTSVQGPTTSTPKTTSSTSTTSTPTVTTLKTHVPAQRQIAARPSPGGVFAQFVINKAGTLQQKIPGASTRQPASRPQLLSIKPTPITVVAPVVPSTPSPAQCIVSPGVTTATTTSPVTVESTGVAASTVTTPSQTTASEPACSPAITITAAPATPGINTCTTASSTTSTATVNITKPTGIVAAVATTSFPKTVVTPPTITCPVVTTSTSTVVLTTAAAATLTSSAVSVPMILSGVNSSPPQNPKREDATPQAASKTPPKIAPGTDKRVGPRLLLIPVHQTPSALRPLNNTQIAQRQRMVLQPLRSPGAVNLFRHPNGQIIQLVPLQQVRTAGAQPSVQPVMLRNPGSVVGIRLPAPSKPPESPVSPTSSVSSTSHATNSAVQTAVPKLSPPSNPATQTSSLLPSVTSFVSQSGTLTLRISSSAVSNITNQTASESKVTCSAGGLPATTANFIPLQSGSFALLQLPGQKTVPNSILHHFASLQMKKEYRKICKKEDSGAAQQKENGKAPCSDDTEVTESEVTVSDGKQEENELLINQLNTAEESPSGTITPSGDRNSTALEMAENSKVLESSCGDSFSSQHDVSADVVSSDHSYISEKPNDEEEKGPSEEKEDSISTETAVEAVSANSETVCGSSDQTSVAPLDNAHPQSLENRETALLKDHGNEQINAEQEEKPIKEQEGDGQTQAKEDKKASSGQSQSQSEQDTQLENDDKQRGTELSQNKQECRDEAAQPGMERKEYKGSTKAESIGEKTGIKCEISSAKEQDNASGGEHTVNTEEDKGNLARQEGSNNKEQNAFDSPEEMKTGHDIVTHVNSSWSKISSIVPPLENRSEVGNRTDTSEESDFMTPPEQRAHGKCYTPTIDITADDMEEDEEEDEEEEEEDEKTDDSADEMLDGASDFPSEEEIDVEKVDVREYREDDEQVDIETVEELSEKINIARLKATAAKIEPSEQNRNIRPGKES, from the exons ATGGAGAAACAGCAAATTGTCTTGGCTAGCCGGGACGGCGGGACCGTGTCTGGTGCAGCACCTGCTTTTTTTGTCATCTTGAAACAACAGCAGGGAAATGGAAAAGCTGACCAAGGAATCCTGGTAGCAAACCACGATGCTTGTGCTCTCGCCAGCAGTGTATCAACTCCAGTAAAACCCAGAGTCaagacctgcctcccagctgacTGTGTCTCAGGGGGCATTACTGTCACTCTGGATAACAACAGCATGTGGAATGAATTCTACCATCGCAACACAGAGATGATTCTGACGAAGCAGGGGAGGCGCATGTTCCCGTATTGCCGATACTGGATTACAGGTCTGAATTCCAGTCAGAAGTACATCCTAGTCATGGACATATCCCCTGTGGATAATCACCGATACAAATGGAATGGCCGTTGGTGGGAGCCCAGTGGGAAGGCAGAACCACATGTTCTTGGGCGAGTGTTTATTCATCCGGAATCACCTTCCACTGGCCAGTTCTGGATGCACCAGCCGGTGTCCTTCTACAAACTTAAACTTACCAACAATACCCTGGACCAGGAGGGTCACATAATCTTGCATTCTATGCACCGTTATCTGCCACGACTTCACTTGGTGCCTGCAAACAAAGCCACAGAAGTCATTCAGCTTAATGGCCCTGATGTCCATACGTTTACCTTTCCACAGACAGAATTCTTCGCAGTTACAGCCTACCAGAACATCCAGATTACCCAGCTGAAAATTGATTACAATCCATTTGCTAAAGGATTCAGAGATGATGGGTTGAATAGTCGACCTCAGCGTGATGTGAAACAGAACAGTAACTCGGAATTGGAGGGAGGTGATGTTTTTAGTGCTGCTGGCATTTGTGGTCGCCCTGCTGAAGTTGATGCATTAGAAGTGCATCAGAGAAGTTTAGATTCTTCACTGATTGGTCAAAACCCATCAGACATCAAGCTTAACAAAGAGTCTTTTAATGCAGAAGGAGACTTTCTGGGTCTCCTGGACACTGACCTGTCTTCAGGTGTTATGCCAAAGCTAAAACAAGAAGTCTCTGAAAG TCCCATTGCTAGCAGTTACGAAAGCACTTCTCGTGTGGCATCTCCGTTGGACCCGAATGGACACTTTAATGTAGTCATTAAAGAGGAACCAGCAGATGACTATGACTATGACTCAAATATTTGCATACAAGGTATAACTGTGAAACAGGAAGACACAGATGAAGAAACTGATGAGTATTCCAACACTGATGATGATGATCCCATTGTACAGAAGCACCTAATGAGACGCCGTGAAACAGATGGAACTGATGGAGAATTCAGGTCTAGGAAGCGTATGCTGACCAGTCCTTCAGGTGTTGCCAAAGCAAAAATGTTAAAACTGGATAGTGGTAAGATGCCTGTGGTCTATTTAGAACCTTGTGCAGTCACAAAGAGCACAGTGAAGATATCTGAGCTGCCACAGACCATGCTTTCCTCTTGCAAGAAGGACAAATCCCCTTTGAGTGCAATCCTGGATTCTTTGCCTGTGTGTTTTGAAAATCACAAAGATTCTTACTCAGGCACTGTCACCGAGGAGTTAGTTATGAAAAAAGAATCTCCTGGGAGTAAAATGTCACAGAAATACTCTTCAATTGGAGAGGCCCAGTGGACTCTATCCAAATCACCTAATCTTAATCTCAGGGGCTCAGTAAATTGTGACTTTTCAGACAAAGAAATCTGTAGCAGAAGAAGGCCTGGTATACTGAAGAATCCTATGTCCCTCAAAGGCTCTGGTAACAATCAAAGCACCCTATCATCAGTTACAACTAAAAGAGGAAGGCCACGCAAACTGAAAATTTCCAAGGCTGGTCGACCACCTAAAGGTATAGGGAAAACTGTAATAACAAGCAAAAACACCTCTCTGGGGCCTGGGAGTATCCTTCCAGATGTTAAACCGGACCTCGAAGATGTTGATGGTGTCCTTTTTGTGTCCTTTGCATCAAAG GAAGCTCTTGACATTAACACTGTCGATAGAGCTGGAGGAGAAGAGTCACAGAATCTTCAGGCTCCTCTGTTGACTACAAGTGATCCAG ACTGTCAAGCAAGAATACATGTGCTGGAAAAGGAATTGATGGAAGAGCTGAAGACCTTGAGGCATAAGCAAGTAATACATCCTAGCCTTCAGGAAG TGGGATTGAAGTTGAATTCTGTGGACCCAACAATGAGCATCGACTTGAAATATTTGGGTGTGCAGCTTCCTCTTTCCTACTCAAATTACTCTTTGTGGAGCTATCCAGGAACCAATCCCAATTCTCCAG atACTggctttccttttgtttccaggacaggaaaaacaaatgatTTCACAAAAATCAAAGGCTGGCGAGGGAAGCTTCATGGCGCTTCTAGAaatgaag gtGGCAGTTCGGAAGGTTCATTGAAGAATCGCTCAGCGTTCTGTAGTGACAAGCTGGATGAGTACCTGGAAAATGAAGGGAAATTGATGGAAACAAGTATGGGGTTCTCTTCTAACACACCCACTTCTCCTGTGGTGTATCAGCTTCCCACTAAGAGCACTAGCTATGTGCGAACACTCGACAGTGTTTTAAAGAAGCAGTCCACTGTAATTCCATCAACATCTTTCACGTTCAAGCCTGTTCCTCCATCATCTACCTCTAGGAAGACAAAGACTCAAACCAGACAGACATCTATGAACAGTAGAGTAAAGTCATCTTACAAGCCTATTCTGCCTTCACCTtttcctgcaaagcagaaacagaacTCATCCGTGTCAGGGGAAAAGGCTTCTAAGTCTGCTAGCAGTTTGAGTAACCAGGGAGATGGTTTTGTGCTGCCAGCTGTGGatgaaaatacatttccaaAACAGATTAGTTTGCGTCAAACGCCACATCAACAAGCAGCTCGTCCACCAGGTTTGTCTAAATCTCAAGTGAAGTTAATGGACTTGGAAGACTGTGCTCTCTGGGATGGGAAACCACGTACCTATATTACGGAAGAGCGAGCAGACATCTCTCTGGCAACCCTGCTTACAGCTCAG GCATCTCTTAAAAGCAAACCTATCCACAAAATAATAAGACGACGAGCACCTCCTTGCAATAATGATTTCTGTCGACTGGGTTGTGTATGTGCCAGTCTAGCGCTGGAGAAACGTCAGCCTACCCACTGCCGCAGGCCAGACTGTATGTTTGGTTGTACTTGCTTGAAGAGAAGAGTATTGCTGGTGAAGGGAGGATCAAAACATaagaaaatgatgaaaaagGCTGTTCGTGGAAATCTTGTGCTGTACGGAACACAAGGACAACAGCAAGAGGATGAAGATGTGGAAGAAGAGGGTGATGGGGAAGAAGAGCTGAAGCAGAAAGataagaagaagagaaaaagagtgGAATACA ctATCTGTGACTCAGAGCCAGAACAACCTGTTAGGAATTGTCCATTGTGGGTGAAGGTAGAAGGTGAAATAGATCCAGAGCCCATTTACGTCCCAACACCATCTGTTGTTGAACCGGTTAAATCTACGGTACTGCCCAACCCAGAGGTCTTGCTTTCTAGTAAGAACAGATCTTCCAGTGGAATAAAACCAGGCAGAGTGTATACACCTAAACCCAATCCAGTG attcGAGAGGAGGACAAGGATCCTGTCTACGTGTACTTTGAAAGTTTGATGACTTGTGCAAGGGTGCGAGTATATGAATacaaaagagaggagaaaaagcagcaaaaagacAAAAGTGATTCACAGAGTTGTAGTATAAAG CAGGAGCATGAACCAGAGTTTCAGTCTCCTGAGAAGGCAACCTGTGAGGTAGACAAAGACACTAATAAACCAAGAG AGAAAAGCTGGTGTTCTTCCCGTAGTGAGGGGGACTCTTTCTCCACCTCCTATGTTCATCACACCACTCAAGGTGAACCAACCAAACTTATTGAGATTATCTCTGACTGCAACTTGGAGGAAGATCACAATAAGATCTTGACCATCTTATCGCAGCATATCAACAGTAACGTGCCACAGTGCCTCAAAGTGGGTAGCTTCTTTATTGAATTGGCTTCGGAACACAAGGCCCAGGATGAGAACCACCCTCCTGTCTGCTCCTCCAGAGTGAAAATTTCAGTGCCGTCCTACCAGGACAAGGATGAGAAGCCTGAGATACCTGTCCTGGAGACTCCTGATAGCGCAGTGTCATCATGCAGTAACTCAGAAAATGTAAAGGTCATGCGGGCAGACCCAATGGACAAACTGCGGGAGAAGTTGCACTGGGGCAAAGGCTTGCCTTTTTATGCAGGGGTTTCTCCTGCAGGAAAACTGGTTGTCTACAAATGCAAAGCTAATATGAGCCCCTCAGGCTTGATTCAG GTTAATGATAAAAGGTATCCTCAGGCCAAACTGCTTTTGGGACAGATGGGGGCATTGCATCCTGCCAATCGGCTAGCAGCTTATATCACAGGCAGGCTGCAGCCCACAGTACTTCATATCGCAGCCCTCAGTACTGTGATCTCCAAGGTAGCATCCAGTGCTAAAACACCTGCTTCTGGGACAACATCAGTCCAGGGCCCCACAACATCAACTCCTAAAACTACATCTTCCACCAGCACTACTTCAACCCCCACTGTGACGACTCTGAAAACCCATGTCCCAGCACAGAGACAGATAG CTGCCCGACCCTCCCCTGGTGGTGTGTTTGCCCAGTTTGTGATAAACAAAGCTGGAACTCTACAGCAGAAGATTCCTGGAGCGAGCACACGCCAGCCTGCGTCAAGGCCACAGTTGCTCAGTATCAAGCCTACACCGATCACAGTTGTTGCTCCTGTTGTTCCTTCAACACCATCTCCAGCTCAGTGCATAGTCTCTCCTGGGGTCACTACAGCCACCACCACTTCTCCAGTTACTGTGGAAAGTACCGGTGTAGCGGCATCTACTGTGACCACTCCTAGCCAGACAACAGCTAGTGAACCTGCCTGCTCTCCTGCAATTACAatcacagctgctcctgcaaCACCTGGAATCAACACCTGTACTACTGCCTCATCCACCACTTCTACTGCTACTGTAAACATAACAAAACCAACAGGGATTGTTGCAGCAGTAGCAACTACATCATTCCCTAAGACTGTAGTGACACCACCAACTATTACTTGTCCTGTTGTCACAACATCCACTTCTACAGTTGTACTAacaacagctgcagcagctaCACTAACTTCCTCTGCTGTTTCTGTTCCAATGATACTGTCAGGAGTTAATTCGAGTCCTCCACAGAATCCAAAAAGAG aagATGCTACTCCACAAGCTGCAAGTAAGACTCCCCCAAAGATAGCTCCTGGAACAGACAAACGTGTCGGACCTCGATTGTTGCTGATCCCAGTGCATCAGACACCTTCTGCTTTGCGACCGCTAAACAACACGCAGATTGCGCAGAGACAGAGGATGGTCCTTCAGCCTCTCAGGAGCCCTGGTGCTGTAAACCTGTTCAGACACCCTAATGGGCAGATCATTCAGCTTGTTCCCCTGCAGCAGGTTCGAACTGCAGGTGCCCAGCCCAGTGTGCAACCTGTGATGCTCCGCAATCCAG GATCTGTTGTAGGAATCCGGTTGCCTGCACCTTCTAAGCCTCCTGAGTCACCTGTGTCTCCCACTTCCTCTGTGTCTTCCACTTCTCATGCCACAAATTCAGCTGTACAAACTGCAGTACCTAAGTTATCCCCTCCATCTAACCCAGCCACTCAAAcatcttctcttcttccttcagtAACAAGTTTCGTGTCGCAGTCAGGCACTCTGACTCTGAGGATCTCTTCCTCTGCTGTTAGCAACATCACAAATCAAACAGCCTCTGAGTCTAAAGTAACCTGCAGTGCAGGTGGTCTGCCAGCTACCACCGCTAATTTCATACCTTTACAGTCTGGTAGTTTTGCTTTACTTCAGCTCCCAGGACAGAAGACTGTGCCAAACTCCATTCTTCACCATTTTGCGTCTCTTCAGATGAAGAAGGAATACAGGAAAATATGCAAGAAGGAGGACTCAGGTGCTGCTCAGCAGAAGGAGAATGGGAAGGCTCCATGCTCAGATGACACAGAAGTTACAGAGTCTGAGGTCACAGTTTCAGAtggaaaacaagaagaaaatgagttGTTGATTAACCAGTTAAATACTGCTGAAGAGTCACCATCTGGCACAATCACACCTAGTGGTGATAGAAATTCCACTGCTTTAGAGATGGCAGAGAACTCAAAGGTGCTAGAGAGTTCTTGTGGTGATAGCTTTTCTTCTCAGCATGATGTTTCTGCAGATGTTGTATCATCTGACCATTCGTACATCAGTGAGAAGCCAaatgatgaagaagaaaaagggccTTCTGAGGAGAAAGAGGATTCTATCAGTACTGAAACTGCAGTGGAGGCTGTTTCAGCTAATTCTGAAACTGTTTGTGGGTCATCAGATCAGACTTCAGTTGCTCCTCTGGATAACGCACATCCACAGAGTCTTGAAAATCGGGAGACCGCCCTCTTGAAGGACCATGGGAATGAACAAATAAATGCTGAGCAGGAAGAGAAACCAATAAAAGAGCAAGAAGGAGATGGACAGACACAGGCGAAGGAGGACAAGAAAGCAAGTTCTGGGCAGTCACAGAGTCAATCAGAGCAAGATACACAGCTGGAGAATGACGACAAACAACGAGGGACTGAACTGTCTCAGAACAAACAAGAATGTCGGGATGAAGCTGCACAGCCAGGTATGGAAAGGAAGGAGTACAAGGGCTCtacaaaagcagaaagcataggagagaaaacaggaatTAAGTGTGAAATCAGTTCTGCAAAAGAGCAGGATAACGCTTCAGGAGGAGAACATACAGTCAATACTGAGGAAGACAAAGGAAACCTAGCTAGGCAGGAAGGCAGTAAcaacaaagaacaaaatgcttttgattctccagaagaaatgaaaacaggTCATGATATTGTAACACATGTCAACAGTTCTTGGAGCAAAATATCTAGCATTGTACCCCCTTTAGAAAATAGAAGCGAGGTGGGTAACAGAACTGATACATCAGAAGAAAGTGACTTCATGACACCACCAGAACAGAGGGCACATGGAAAGTGTTACACACCCACTATTGATATAACTGCTGATGATATGgaagaggatgaagaggaagatgaggaggaggaagaagaggatgaAAAAACTGATGATTCTGCTGATGAGATGCTGGATGGTGCTTCTGACTTCCCAAGTGAAGAGGAAATAGATGTTGAAAAAGTG